gACTCGCATAAATTGCTCAATTGACCCGTGTAACCTATGCTTCACAAGAAATTTGCTTCGGCTCGGCCCGTGTTTGATCACAGACAATAGCTTGATAGAAATCAATTAGAAAATTAATCAGTGTAATATGTTGCATCATTAATACAGTTAAATGAGTGGAGACAGGCCACTCAGTTGTTCTGCTCTTGTGAAAGCCTATTAATGCCCTTCTGATGCTGCTAATtgatttgtttgcatgtttaagGCTCAAGGATAGTCAATCCAGAATTGTGCAACACTTCCAAAGCTTTGAATTGATCCATTTTATGTTAAAGAAAACCTTCTTTCACTCTGCATTCACCTGGAACGCATATTCCAGGatataaacattttcttttgtgtttcagctTAAAagcgttttttgtttgtttgttttttgtctgcATTATCTCGCTGCTGTCACTGATTAGGACAGAAAAACAAGTCGACATGAATGAGACGGATGCTGCTTTTATTACTTGGCACGTCAAAACCAGAAtgccattataatcaatgaagcttttttgttttcctcctactactactactaataataattccattgttaatataatttaaatgatcattagactacaacaataataaaaatcatgatAATTATAATTCcactattaatataatttattattaatttgattattaatgacaacagcattaataataataatattaataataatagtacaataatgataatttatcatttaaatgatcattagactacaacaataataataaaaatctaaataattataattccactattaatataatttattattaatttaattattaatgacaacaacattaataatactaatactaataatatgtagaataatgataattatattagtaatataataatttaattattatttttgttgtggttgttttactataattattaattcaatTGTTAGTGCATTATGTGTCATGTATTATGTATGTACtttataattcatattattattaatgttattaatgaCAACAcctttaacaataataatactacatACAATAATACTTgaactattaataaaaattaaacaacaataacacTAATTccataattaatgtaatttaaattatCATTAGACCACAACtataaatatcaatatatttaataaatataaatattaaaatatttacatattatatatattatatatttatatatcgtataaacataaatatcaatttaataataataataaattacaattgttattattataatttttttctcagagaAATGAATTGTGTTATTTATCCACAGAGTAGCTATTTTAAAGCTGGAAAGTGTGAATATTGGTAAGAAATACTGGTTAAACTGATTATCTCTAGTTCTTTCTGCTTAAAATTCTTTAATGTTAGTTTATAAAATTAACCATGTCACAAACCTGTGTTAAGGTACTTATGTTTTGCCACGGAATCTGTGTCCTGTCCAGACCATCTTTCTGCAGGACAATGCCATCGGACAGATCCGTCAGCGGGATCTATCTGACCTCGGCCAGCTGCACTACCTCTACCTGCAGAACAACAGCATCTCCACGCTGGAGGCCGGGGCCTTCAGAAACCTGGGCCTGCTTCTGGAGCTGGCGCTCAACGGAAACCGCATCCACCTGATCACAGCTGACGTGTTCCGCGGCCTGGACCACCTGCGCATCCTCTACCTCGCAGGAAACCAGATCACCAGACTCGAGGACTACACCTTCCGCGGACTACAGGTGGAACGACTCTCTGCGCCATTCTGCCTatcaaaacacacattttcaaatgttttaacattacaaatgattgaacttttttttttttacaattaacaTATGTTATAGGAGCATTAATGTGCAGCATTAATGctactaaaatattaatttaaagatTGGTAATAAAGGTTCAACTGGGAGTCGGACTGTATATTTATTGGCTTGTAAACTCCATATAATGGACAAAAAAGGGGATTCAAGAGAtcataattacataaaaaagGTTACTTCCAAAATGAAACTGTAAAGAGAAATAAGTGATTTTTACATTGGAAACGTAATTGACTGCGCCACGGTTTCACAGACAGTgtttagactaaaccaggattaggccatagttcaattaggacatttaagtgatttttataaacgtgcttagaaaaaaaaaaaaacattactggtgtgcatcttgaaaggcactgatatattttaagatcagtcagtgcaagtttatttcagttaaaacagctcagacttacattttagtctaggactaggttTAAGCCTAGTATTAATACTATTTTAAAGGTAGGCTAGGCAGTTTCTGTGCTGCTAGTGCCATCTAGCGGAAATACAAGTATAAAGCAGCCTATTTTCAAAAGCCCATTTCGCGAGtcaaacatcacaaacacagcACTTACGGGTctataaaaatgaaagcatatctcaaagtaaaaagcaGGCTGCTTTTCAATAAATGGTCCAATATATTAGGAATAGCCTACTTAGCTTACCTGTCGAGAAGCTTCTTGCGCTTCTGTAAGGCAATCTTAAACACCCTCTGGCTCAGTCTGCTACAGTAGCCCCGCCCCAATCTCTCGCTATTGGCTAGTATGCAAACACACAGGTTGACAGGCAGTTAGGAATCATTTTATtcgattttattattattattatttttaattaatgttcatTTAGGCTACATTACACTGCTTGAGTGTACACGGTGGCTGAGGGGGAACAGCAAATCTGACGTCTTTTTCTCTTCTGACCAACATAATCAATCTCTAGGCTACCCTTTTGAACATTAACCATGACTTTagcacaaataaaaccaaaaaaaccatggtaaccacaaatgaaccatggttttgaTACACCAATCATAGTTTAACCatagtatttgtagtaaaactgtggttatacaaatggtaatcaatagcccccttttactacaataaaaccatggttaatttttttcgaaaaaatttgtcaaaaaaaaaacaaaaacaaaaaaaaagtcataacaCTGTCatggatttttattttgcttttggGGTAAATGTTAACACAGAAATAGGCCTAATATTTGTTGCCGTTTCCAATTACCACTATAGAAGGTCCGTTGAGTTcaaaataaattagaatgtttcTTCCTAACATTGTGGGAATTTTTGAAATACTAAAACCATAATAATGCTGCCtcactaaaattatttttagaatgTTCTGAATATTTGCACAGTCTTTACATAATATTACGCCAAAGTGTGCACGTTTCATGAGAGTAGAAGTGAAGCAGAAGCCACAGAAAAGCAGTAGAAAAACTCACAAAAGTGCTAAATTAATAGGGGCTTTTTCGAGGAGCGTCTCgttgcagaacacaagatctagggggtgtggttggatccagatccaactcctcccaccttacatatacTTAAACccacccgtctccaccccctgatccctaaacccacccatctccacccctaaacctaccaatctccaccccctagatgtggatccatccacgccccctggatcttgtgttggGCAGCGAGCCCTACTTGGCTTTTTCAGCAATATGCTAATTCAATAGAGACACTGAAGTGAAAATAGATGACTCTGCATAATGCTAGATTGCTTTACAAAGTGTGTTTTATGATAGCTATGATCATGCTTGTAGTAATAATCGTGATGAAATGCTGATTGCAGCGGTTGCAGGAGCTGCATCTGCAGGAGAATGCGGTGGAGGTGCTGGGAGATCAGGCTCTGGTGGGTCTGTCCTCTCTGGCTCTTCTGGACCTGAGCAGGAACAACCTGAGAACCCTGAGTCCCGCTTCACTCAAACCCCTCGTCAGCCTGCAGGTGCTGAGGGTCACAGGTAAGAGGTTTGCATTAGTCAATgccacaaaataatttaaaaaaatctaaaattacactaccattccactttttaataataaattaatacttttgttcagcatggatgcattcaaatgatcaaaaatgacagtaaacacgttacaaaatgttacaaattttGTAACAAGGTTACAAAGCATTTTCACATAACtgtaaatgcttttcttttgaactttatactCATTGAGAaatgagcagcacaactgttttcatgagctgttttcatgtttcttgagcagcaaagcagcatattagaatgatttctgaaggatcatgtgacactgaagaagaCCGGAGTAATTCTgctcagctttgcatcacaggaataaattacatttgaaactgtattcagctattttaaattgttataatatcacaatattgctgtttttactgtatttttgatcaaataattcatttttaagtttttttctcTTAAGAAAAGCACATTTGAGATTGtcatataaatattaatcaagAAATGTTTCCATTGGTAGCTCTGCCAGGTTAAGTaaactaattaatattcatgatccaaactttcattataaaacagtGCAGTGTTATATGAGTTGCACGGCCTGCAAATGTACCACAGTGACATGGCATTTAGATGTCAGACCAgctttacttttttaaaaatatttttgcacaACAATTctgtttgaataaatatttaataatgctGTATTTTGAAAGGCTCATATTGCATTTGCTCTTACAGATAACCCGTGGCGCTGTGACTGCGCTCTGCACTGGCTGCGCGGCTGGATAAATGAAGAGGGTCAGAGGCTATTAAGCTCAGCCGAGCGCCGGATGCTGTGCGCTGAACCTCCACGCCTCTCCCATCTCAGTCTGGTCGAGGTTCCCGCAAACAGCCTCATTTGCATCCCGCCCATAGTGCAGCTGGAGCCCAGCCACCTGACGGTGCGTTTGGGGGAAAGTCTCCGCGTGTCCTGCCAGGCGTCCGGATACCCGCAGCCACAAGTCACCTGGAGGAAAGCCTCCCATGGAAAAGCTCAACTGTCTCCCAGAGGTCTGGTGCAGGAGGTCGGGATGGATGGAGACACCAAGACCAGAGGGAGGTTAGTGACGGCCAGGCCTGGTGGAAAAGGAGGGCCGGCGAGTCGCGGGCCGGTCCGAGGAGGAACAGACGACGGAGGCGACCGGGAAAGCTTTGATCCCGACACGGGAAGCGGGATGCTGTTTCTCAGCAACGTCACGGTGGCGCATGCCGGACGCTACGAATGCGAGGCCTGGAATCCCGGCGGAGTGGCTCGGGTGACTTTTCACCTGTCGGTGAACATGTCTTCGTCTTTGTCCCGTTCGGAAATCTGGCCTCGACTGCATTCCTCGTCTTACTATCATCCTTCTTCGGTGGACGTGAGTCAGGAGCCGATTTATGAGCTTGAAAGCATGGACTTCAACGCACTGGGAACTGCGACCCAGACAGCCATCGCGGTGGGAATCTCTCTTTTGGCATTGACGGCGTTGTTGCTTCTCTGCATGATTTACAGTCGCCACCGCCAACGGCAGAAAGAGGAAGGTGGATACGGCACCAGCAAAGAGGAAAGCATCCTCTACGTCAACGACTACTCCGACGGTCCCACCACGTTCGCTCAACTTGAAGAGTATCGGGACGAACGCGGCCACGAGATGTATGTGTTAAACCGTGCCAAACCGGTGCTGCCTCCCCCGCCGTCCTGCAACCAACAGGTTTCGACACTAAAGGCCGGTGAGTGCATGCTGACCCCGGGCCGGGCCGTGGGGATCGGACCCCGCAGGGCTCCTGCAGAAGGAGGAGAAGGACCTCCGCTTGATCCTGAAGGGTTGTTCATGAACCAGAGTTTGCTATTTGACACGCAGATTGCTTATGAGATCCACTGCTGAACTGGATCCCTGGATAGACTTCAAGGTTCTTGCCATCGGATGTTATCCTGCTGAATTTCCTTTCGTTCTGAGagcacaaatgcatttttttggtgaaaagcATTGAAGGAATAACAGATTTTAAAGCTGCGGTGTGTAGTTTCAGTGCCACCGGATTTGCAAAAATGTTGTCTGAAAGTCAAGGATGTGGTTGAGTCAGTGCTGCtacgctcttaaaaataaaagtgataccaaagaagaaccatttttggttgcCCAAAAGAACCTGTCAATGAacagttttataaaataaaatgtttccttGGTGTGAAGGACATTTTAATaacctaaagaaccttttgtgcaatggaaagtttAAAGATTCTTTActggcatctatggttccattAAGAACCTTTAACAATCAAGGAACATTTTCATtccacaaaatgttatttgtagcgaaaaaggttctttagagtATTTGAATGTTCTTCACATAAAGagaaaattgttcttttaagaactaATCACTGAAAGGTTGATTCTGGGAACCCAAAACTGGTTCTTCAGTTGcattgctaaaaaaacaaaacacctttgggaacctttattttttaagcgtGTATATTGTGCGGCTCAAACAAGCAGAGAAATGTTACAAACATTGGTGTTTACTCTCTTTGGGGAAATCAACCTACAAATGGCTAGTTATAATCATCTCTGGGATTGCACACAGCAGCTTTTatggaatagttcatccaaaaattgtTACCATTTGCATTGTTTGCATGATTGTTTTGTTCTGTAGAATCACAAATTGAGATTTTTTTGAAAGCACTAGGATACATTTTaaggttattttaaaaaacatattccCTTTTCCATTCTGCATATTTAACTAGTTTGTAATTGGAATAATTtgaaaaacatgtcaaaatgcttttgacagaaaaaatattgaatttttcTACAGCGATAGGGGTGCTcgggaaaagagagaaaagataGCTGTAAAGCATGACCGCAAAAATAGATCAGGAAGAAAATGCAAGTGAGGATACAGAGAACGAAAAAAGTGTTTCCAAGAGTAGTCCAGTGAAATAATTCATTGGATGTAGGCTAGCATTGAAAATATTGAGgtcagtgaagacatttataatattataatagatttccatttcaaataaatgctgttcttttaaattttctatacttcaaataatcctgaaaaaaaaagtatcacggatttcacaaaaatatgaagcttcacagctgttttcaacatttataatttctttaataatactgaagactgaagtaatgatgctgaaaattcagctttgcatcacaggaataaattacattttaaaatatattcaaatagcgcacagttattttaaatgataataataactcACAATattatgtctttactgtattgtttataaatacaattatattaaataaatatattatttaaatatatatttctttaaatatattaaataaatacagccatGGTGAGCCCTATGagactttctttaaaaaaacaaccaaaaatttTAAAACAGTGTAGTTGTGAGGGCTAAAAATGTTTCAACAACCCAGTATTCATCATTCACTATGACCATTATGATCATTTATATTGCAGCCTCTGTTTGGAAcaataaatgactgaattttcatttttgcatgaactattccttcattAATAATGCAGGTTTTTGCTGAAAGCAAATTCTTATGGAATGAGAGCTGTTACCTACCTTTGAAAGAAGAGGTTACATGAAACTACCAAAAACTGATATTTTTTGTCTCGTTACTGTGAAATGAACTGATCCAGGCTGAGGGTTTGACTCTTGGACAGGGACTGAGGACAACAGCAAAGGACATCCCTGTGTCCAGCGTTATGTGTCAGGCAGTGTGAATAGCTTAACGTCTTTCTTCTTGCAAATGCTGTCTACATATTTCAACTATCCTTTCTTTTCCGATGCATtcctgtgtgtttatgtgtgaacGGCAGGCAGCAGAAGAGAATGAAACCTGCTGTAAACAAGAACCAAAAGCGGGTGGGAGGTTTTGTCACTACAGCCTTGATACAAATGAAGTAGTCGCATCTATTTCCCGTCTGAAGCTCGTTTGCTCTCCTCTTGACCTCTGCTGGAATAACACTGTGAATAAACAAACAGGACTCTACATTCACAGCTAGCTTTTGTAAGTTATTAGATATGCCAGTTCCTTTCACATAACAGGATTGTTTTTGAGAGTGAGTATTTTTTCCTCCCCAGCATTACAC
This portion of the Onychostoma macrolepis isolate SWU-2019 chromosome 02, ASM1243209v1, whole genome shotgun sequence genome encodes:
- the lrrc24 gene encoding leucine-rich repeat-containing protein 24 is translated as MNPPQLSAVLVLMLAQLCATSIGCPSGCRCYSLTVECGSIGLKEIPQGITHGTQTIFLQDNAIGQIRQRDLSDLGQLHYLYLQNNSISTLEAGAFRNLGLLLELALNGNRIHLITADVFRGLDHLRILYLAGNQITRLEDYTFRGLQRLQELHLQENAVEVLGDQALVGLSSLALLDLSRNNLRTLSPASLKPLVSLQVLRVTDNPWRCDCALHWLRGWINEEGQRLLSSAERRMLCAEPPRLSHLSLVEVPANSLICIPPIVQLEPSHLTVRLGESLRVSCQASGYPQPQVTWRKASHGKAQLSPRGLVQEVGMDGDTKTRGRLVTARPGGKGGPASRGPVRGGTDDGGDRESFDPDTGSGMLFLSNVTVAHAGRYECEAWNPGGVARVTFHLSVNMSSSLSRSEIWPRLHSSSYYHPSSVDVSQEPIYELESMDFNALGTATQTAIAVGISLLALTALLLLCMIYSRHRQRQKEEGGYGTSKEESILYVNDYSDGPTTFAQLEEYRDERGHEMYVLNRAKPVLPPPPSCNQQVSTLKAGECMLTPGRAVGIGPRRAPAEGGEGPPLDPEGLFMNQSLLFDTQIAYEIHC